The following proteins are co-located in the Desulfatitalea tepidiphila genome:
- a CDS encoding TRAP transporter large permease — MDIELVTVLMFLFFIVGLFIGIPLAFVLGAIGVVFTIGLWGVNGLYVVPSLTWQMMGSEVLIAVPLFVLMGAILQRSGIADDLYDVAYKWAGSINGGLGAGTIVICALFAAMAGIAGAATVSLGLIALPAMRKRGYDTRLSIGTIAAGGTLGILIPPSVPMIFYALFARMSIGQLFLAGILPGVLFALLLGIYILIKGKCSPNTCPSIPFEERASLREKFAALPEVLPSIILIILVLGSIFSGIATPTESASVGVVGSFIIALIKRKVDFRLIRESTFQTVHITTMVIWVMMGAAVFAAVYQALGASQLVQKIAVSGDLSVNRWFIMAIIIAILFIVGMFLDASAIVILFVPTLVPLITQLGFDPLWFSVIFIISLMVGYLSPPFGLSLFYIKGIVPPDVSDSDIYTSVLPFIGVFILGTLLLILFPSIVLWLPKVLM, encoded by the coding sequence ATGGACATAGAATTAGTCACAGTTCTGATGTTTTTATTTTTTATTGTCGGCTTGTTCATCGGTATCCCGCTGGCATTTGTACTCGGTGCAATCGGAGTCGTTTTCACCATTGGCTTGTGGGGGGTTAACGGCCTGTATGTTGTTCCATCGTTGACTTGGCAGATGATGGGTTCGGAGGTTTTGATTGCCGTGCCCCTTTTCGTTTTGATGGGTGCCATCTTGCAACGGTCCGGTATTGCCGACGATCTGTACGATGTCGCCTACAAATGGGCGGGATCCATCAATGGAGGACTAGGGGCGGGCACGATTGTCATCTGCGCCCTATTTGCGGCCATGGCTGGCATTGCCGGTGCGGCCACGGTTTCTCTTGGCCTGATCGCCTTACCGGCCATGCGCAAGCGCGGATACGATACACGACTATCCATCGGTACCATCGCGGCCGGAGGAACGCTAGGGATTCTCATACCCCCGAGTGTGCCGATGATTTTTTATGCCCTTTTTGCTAGGATGTCCATTGGACAACTTTTTCTGGCCGGGATTTTGCCAGGGGTGCTCTTTGCCTTGCTACTAGGCATCTATATTCTCATAAAGGGAAAGTGCAGTCCGAACACTTGTCCCTCCATTCCATTTGAGGAGAGGGCTTCGCTTCGAGAAAAATTTGCGGCCCTTCCCGAGGTATTGCCCTCAATCATCCTAATCATTCTGGTTCTGGGATCCATCTTTTCAGGCATCGCCACTCCAACGGAGTCCGCCAGCGTCGGAGTTGTCGGATCATTCATCATTGCACTCATCAAACGAAAGGTAGATTTCAGGCTCATCAGAGAATCTACTTTTCAGACCGTCCATATCACTACGATGGTAATATGGGTGATGATGGGAGCTGCTGTCTTTGCCGCAGTTTACCAGGCTCTGGGTGCCTCACAGCTCGTGCAGAAAATTGCGGTTTCGGGAGACCTCTCGGTCAATCGATGGTTCATCATGGCCATCATTATCGCCATTCTTTTCATCGTTGGTATGTTTTTAGATGCATCCGCTATAGTGATTCTCTTCGTGCCGACCCTTGTTCCTCTGATAACGCAGCTGGGTTTTGATCCTCTGTGGTTTTCCGTGATTTTCATCATTTCCCTAATGGTTGGATATCTGTCGCCTCCTTTCGGGCTTTCGCTCTTTTATATCAAGGGCATCGTCCCACCCGATGTGAGCGATTCGGATATTTACACATCGGTCTTGCCATTTATCGGTGTTTTCATCCTCGGGACCTTGTTGCTCATACTTTTTCCCTCCATCGTACTGTGGCTACCGAAGGTCCTGATGTGA
- the dctP gene encoding TRAP transporter substrate-binding protein DctP, producing the protein MRLNYRSCFTYLMCLTIVLLTGTAMAESAKTYKFKLQNIYVPGTTIETYAGPKFIELVDKLSGGRIKIENFPPGALAPPTEILQAVGAGMFEMSASAGAYAAGTIPAAYLEFGVPGGPRTFGEFASFFRNTGYLELLREEYAKQGVFFIAPLIDEWYGMISKKPVRKLDDFKGMKIRATGLVAKMFAELGASPVFIPLAEVYTALSMGTIDAMSFADPDSHWDMKLMEVAKFEIAPPIMVSAGNLIMNLKIWKSLPEDLQAIIEVAAWEISFRVFAATKVASFDALDKMKKEHGVEITTLPPEEVEKWDVVNRKVMMDIANKGPAAKKAVDMMVQWIEKNREYFD; encoded by the coding sequence ATGAGACTTAATTATCGATCCTGCTTCACATACTTGATGTGCCTGACCATCGTACTTCTGACAGGTACTGCTATGGCTGAATCGGCAAAAACCTACAAATTCAAACTACAAAACATATATGTTCCCGGGACCACGATAGAGACCTATGCAGGGCCGAAATTCATCGAGCTCGTGGACAAGCTGTCGGGTGGCAGGATTAAAATCGAGAATTTTCCTCCCGGTGCCCTTGCCCCGCCTACGGAAATACTTCAGGCTGTAGGTGCGGGAATGTTTGAGATGTCGGCTTCGGCCGGAGCCTATGCGGCCGGAACCATTCCCGCTGCCTATCTGGAATTCGGCGTCCCTGGAGGGCCGAGAACTTTCGGGGAATTTGCATCCTTCTTCCGTAATACGGGCTATCTCGAACTGCTCAGGGAAGAATATGCCAAACAGGGCGTCTTTTTCATCGCGCCCTTAATTGACGAATGGTATGGTATGATTTCCAAGAAGCCTGTCCGGAAACTGGACGATTTCAAAGGGATGAAAATTCGGGCCACTGGGCTGGTTGCGAAAATGTTCGCAGAACTGGGAGCCTCACCCGTTTTTATACCATTGGCTGAAGTCTACACAGCCCTTTCGATGGGTACCATTGACGCAATGAGTTTCGCGGATCCTGATTCTCACTGGGATATGAAGCTGATGGAGGTGGCCAAATTCGAGATCGCCCCGCCCATTATGGTTTCGGCAGGCAACTTGATCATGAACCTCAAGATTTGGAAGTCTCTGCCCGAAGACCTCCAAGCCATCATCGAAGTGGCGGCCTGGGAGATTTCCTTCAGGGTTTTTGCCGCCACCAAGGTCGCCAGTTTCGATGCATTGGACAAGATGAAAAAAGAGCACGGCGTCGAAATAACTACCCTGCCTCCGGAAGAGGTGGAAAAGTGGGATGTTGTTAATCGCAAGGTGATGATGGACATCGCCAACAAGGGCCCCGCCGCAAAGAAAGCGGTCGATATGATGGTTCAGTGGATCGAAAAGAATCGAGAATATTTCGATTAA
- a CDS encoding TRAP transporter small permease subunit, which produces MKVFFRIVDGISVGFMWISVVMTWAMVLIVFSGVVARYFFNSPINWIPEFSQFLFGASFMLGGAYVLKINGHVRIDILVRRIGRKARAFLECVNSSAFWLFSMVLLFKGAEMAMTSLRNMETSGTYWDPPVYPIKMVIPLAAALIMIQGLGKLIADFTTIFKGD; this is translated from the coding sequence ATGAAGGTTTTTTTTCGAATCGTCGACGGGATTAGTGTAGGCTTCATGTGGATATCGGTTGTCATGACATGGGCAATGGTGCTCATCGTTTTCAGTGGCGTCGTGGCCAGATATTTTTTCAATTCTCCGATAAATTGGATTCCCGAGTTTTCCCAATTTCTTTTCGGTGCCTCGTTCATGCTCGGAGGTGCCTATGTGTTAAAGATAAACGGACACGTTCGCATCGACATACTAGTCCGCCGGATTGGCCGCAAAGCGAGGGCCTTTCTCGAGTGCGTGAACTCCTCCGCATTCTGGCTGTTTAGCATGGTTTTGCTTTTCAAAGGAGCCGAAATGGCGATGACATCGCTGAGAAACATGGAGACTTCGGGCACCTATTGGGATCCTCCGGTTTACCCAATCAAGATGGTGATTCCTTTGGCGGCGGCACTGATAATGATTCAGGGACTGGGCAAGCTGATAGCCGATTTTACTACCATCTTCAAAGGCGATTAA
- a CDS encoding response regulator: MIRIFILDDHSVVREGLKRIIEESPDLKVMAEAADGAEALRVLSKTEVDLVITDLSVPGISGVELISRMKALRQKTPILVLTIHPEDQFGLRILKAGASGYLTKESAPRMLLRAIQKILAGGKFISETLAEQIALQLDNVDKLPHEKLSDREFSVLCMFGMGKTVSEVASELGLSVKTVSTYKARIMQKMQIKTTAQLIRYTIMNNLV, from the coding sequence TTGATCAGAATTTTTATACTGGATGATCATTCGGTTGTAAGGGAGGGGTTAAAGCGGATTATCGAGGAATCCCCAGATCTGAAGGTGATGGCGGAAGCCGCCGACGGGGCCGAGGCTCTTAGAGTGCTAAGCAAAACCGAGGTGGACCTGGTCATTACGGACTTATCGGTGCCCGGAATCAGCGGAGTGGAGCTGATCAGCCGAATGAAGGCTTTGAGGCAGAAGACGCCAATTTTGGTGCTAACAATCCATCCCGAGGATCAGTTCGGTTTAAGGATACTCAAGGCAGGGGCGTCAGGTTACTTGACGAAAGAGAGCGCCCCGCGAATGCTTCTGAGGGCGATTCAAAAAATTCTTGCAGGCGGAAAATTCATTAGCGAAACGCTTGCCGAACAGATAGCCCTACAGCTCGACAACGTGGACAAACTCCCGCATGAAAAATTATCCGACCGGGAATTTTCAGTACTATGTATGTTCGGTATGGGCAAAACAGTGTCGGAGGTTGCCTCCGAACTGGGTCTGAGTGTCAAGACGGTCAGCACTTACAAGGCAAGGATCATGCAGAAAATGCAGATCAAGACTACCGCTCAACTGATACGCTACACCATCATGAATAATCTCGTCTGA
- a CDS encoding FmdE family protein — MKTFDHLLEASAEAHGHLCPGQVVGVRMALLGCRLIGLDNPRSIEQIKKLIVYVEMDRCTADAVAFVTGVKLGRRSLKFMDYGIMAATFVNLETQSAFRIISTEEARDLISLYAPEITEKRRQQIVAYRRMPDCVLFNVQKVRVLIEPHDLPGPTRNKATCARCGQVVRDHREIIENGRPLCRPCAQSAYFKSPQAISWSDMNWSPGDEKSTAYHETKPEKRIRKTVTPC, encoded by the coding sequence ATGAAAACGTTTGATCATCTCTTGGAGGCGTCCGCGGAGGCTCACGGACATCTGTGCCCAGGTCAGGTGGTGGGCGTGCGTATGGCCTTGTTGGGCTGCCGGCTCATCGGCCTGGACAATCCCCGCAGTATCGAACAGATCAAGAAACTGATCGTTTATGTGGAGATGGACCGCTGCACGGCCGACGCCGTGGCCTTTGTGACCGGCGTCAAATTGGGCCGCCGGTCGCTTAAGTTCATGGATTACGGCATCATGGCCGCCACCTTTGTTAACCTTGAGACGCAGAGCGCCTTCCGGATCATTTCCACTGAGGAGGCGCGCGACCTGATTTCGCTCTATGCTCCCGAGATAACCGAAAAACGCAGGCAGCAGATCGTGGCTTACCGTCGGATGCCCGACTGCGTCCTCTTCAACGTTCAGAAAGTGCGCGTGCTCATAGAGCCCCATGATCTTCCCGGGCCGACACGAAACAAAGCCACTTGTGCCCGTTGCGGGCAGGTGGTGCGTGATCACAGGGAGATCATCGAAAATGGACGTCCATTGTGCCGGCCTTGTGCCCAAAGCGCCTACTTTAAAAGTCCCCAGGCCATATCGTGGTCGGATATGAACTGGTCGCCGGGAGATGAGAAGTCAACCGCTTATCATGAAACAAAACCCGAGAAAAGAATAAGGAAAACGGTTACACCATGTTGA
- a CDS encoding radical SAM protein, giving the protein MELTDRKLDQTLSLCPFCLKTLPATIRLDARGEVWMEWVCPEHGPQTSPVCPNLESYLSIRNIPRKVKKPAAQRESTDAGCPNDCGLCPAHKQHTCLAILEITNRCDAGCHICLANSVEHGCDLSIEAVEFALRRFIHYEGAPAPLQLSGGEPTLHANLCSIIRLAQSLGFRKIEIDTNGGVLSENQDLCFKLKEAGLSGIYLQMDGIRSDISRRIRGRDLTASKLKAIDNCKRSGLQVVLSVTLLPGLNTNYIWEMVQFGIHQGLTGVNFQPVVLSGRYPQDLPAERSSRLTLGHFQKKIETQSGGIVCVGDMQPIPCPSPLCGAMAYVIISNGKITPLNRLVGKDSLSGFLADQSDWEEVLKCLDEDCSCGRPCLSGIGNSDSLSGAHDFFSIGFHGMMDAFSFDIERAKRCCVHELLPDGRLIPFCLYNTKYRGKLPV; this is encoded by the coding sequence ATGGAGCTTACCGACCGGAAGTTGGACCAAACGCTGAGCCTTTGTCCTTTCTGCCTAAAAACCCTTCCTGCAACGATCAGGTTAGATGCTCGAGGGGAGGTATGGATGGAATGGGTTTGCCCGGAACATGGCCCGCAGACTTCCCCGGTTTGTCCGAATTTAGAAAGCTACCTATCGATCCGCAACATACCCCGAAAAGTAAAAAAACCTGCTGCTCAGAGGGAATCGACCGATGCTGGCTGCCCGAATGATTGCGGACTGTGTCCTGCCCACAAACAGCATACCTGCCTGGCCATATTGGAAATTACAAACCGCTGCGATGCAGGGTGTCACATTTGTCTGGCCAATTCAGTTGAACACGGCTGTGATTTGAGTATCGAGGCGGTAGAATTCGCCTTACGCCGATTCATCCACTATGAGGGAGCACCTGCACCTCTTCAGTTGAGCGGTGGTGAACCAACACTGCATGCGAATCTTTGTTCGATTATACGGTTGGCACAATCGCTCGGCTTCAGAAAAATAGAAATTGACACAAACGGCGGTGTCCTTTCGGAGAATCAGGACCTCTGTTTCAAGTTGAAAGAGGCCGGGCTGTCCGGTATCTATCTCCAGATGGACGGCATCAGGTCCGACATTTCTCGCAGAATACGCGGCCGCGATTTGACCGCAAGCAAACTAAAAGCGATCGATAACTGCAAGCGCTCCGGACTGCAGGTTGTCCTTTCCGTTACTCTTTTGCCTGGTCTAAATACAAATTATATTTGGGAAATGGTTCAGTTTGGAATTCACCAAGGACTGACCGGCGTCAACTTCCAGCCGGTCGTTTTAAGCGGACGGTATCCGCAAGATCTCCCCGCCGAACGGTCCTCTCGGTTGACGCTCGGGCATTTCCAGAAAAAGATTGAGACACAGAGCGGAGGGATAGTGTGTGTCGGGGATATGCAGCCGATTCCCTGTCCTAGCCCTTTGTGCGGTGCCATGGCCTACGTGATCATCTCCAACGGAAAGATAACGCCGCTCAATCGGCTCGTGGGGAAGGATTCTTTATCGGGCTTTCTTGCAGATCAGAGCGATTGGGAGGAAGTCCTGAAATGTCTGGACGAGGATTGTTCTTGCGGCCGGCCCTGTCTATCAGGAATCGGCAACTCGGACAGCCTCAGCGGCGCTCACGATTTTTTCTCGATAGGATTTCACGGTATGATGGACGCTTTCAGTTTTGATATAGAAAGAGCCAAACGCTGTTGTGTACATGAGCTGCTTCCAGATGGACGGCTTATTCCTTTTTGTCTTTACAACACTAAGTATAGAGGGAAATTGCCTGTTTGA
- a CDS encoding acyl-CoA synthetase has translation MATIPEAYLPPKECLPEKIFALPECRLPERLNIVDYCIDRHVRAGRGEHILIYFKDQRITYRQMQELVNKLANALRELGMDRNDRVMLRSENNPKIFAAYFACWRIGAIPVLTHHLLRAEEIAFRANDSEAISIIASAKGFDDVQKARPSFKTVKDVILLDGTMENCLSYDTLVSNQSADCESADTHKNDLLRIIYSSGTTGNPKGIITSVGDIVCLMESYCPNILDLRPEDVIGGHPAFAFAFGFSLLLFPGFKGSSVSLVESFDPKQMFETIQQHKISVLFCVPTAFRMMLGVQNAEKTYNCSSLRICQSAGEWLPGVTTREWKKRFGVTIIDSVGSGDLNYWLTTTIDTPDDKLDSSGRPFPGVECKIVDDFFKDVPVGTEGELLVRAPWGQQYWRRPDKQKEGVVKGWNRPGLIYLEDEDGYFWYRGRNDEMIVSGGYKIPGGEVESALLQHPAVIECAVIAVPDEVRGNIVKAYVVLKDGYTGSESLVEEMRDFVKQKIEVYKNPRAIEFVKSENLPRTITGKIQRFALRDLERARQQKTNRQ, from the coding sequence ATGGCCACCATCCCAGAAGCGTATTTACCTCCCAAAGAATGTCTCCCCGAGAAGATTTTTGCACTCCCCGAATGCCGCCTTCCTGAGCGGTTGAACATTGTAGATTACTGCATCGACAGGCATGTGCGGGCAGGTAGAGGTGAACACATTCTCATTTATTTCAAGGACCAAAGAATTACTTACCGGCAGATGCAGGAATTGGTCAACAAGCTTGCAAACGCCCTACGCGAACTTGGCATGGATAGAAACGACCGGGTGATGCTGCGATCAGAAAACAATCCGAAAATATTTGCCGCCTATTTTGCATGCTGGCGAATTGGCGCGATCCCGGTGCTGACCCACCATTTGCTGCGAGCAGAGGAAATTGCTTTCAGGGCCAACGATTCGGAAGCTATATCCATCATTGCAAGCGCTAAGGGCTTCGATGACGTGCAAAAAGCAAGGCCCAGCTTCAAGACGGTCAAGGACGTCATCCTGTTGGACGGCACGATGGAAAACTGTCTATCCTATGATACCCTTGTCTCCAACCAGTCTGCGGACTGCGAAAGTGCAGACACCCATAAAAACGATTTGCTTAGAATTATTTACAGTTCAGGCACCACAGGCAATCCCAAGGGGATCATCACGTCGGTTGGAGACATTGTCTGCCTGATGGAAAGTTACTGCCCGAATATCTTGGACTTGAGACCTGAGGACGTCATTGGCGGCCATCCCGCATTTGCATTTGCTTTCGGCTTTTCTTTGCTCCTTTTTCCAGGTTTTAAGGGCTCCAGCGTGTCTTTAGTCGAAAGTTTCGACCCGAAGCAGATGTTCGAAACCATCCAGCAGCATAAGATTAGCGTCCTGTTCTGTGTGCCCACGGCATTCAGGATGATGCTGGGCGTCCAAAACGCAGAAAAGACATATAATTGCAGTTCGCTGCGAATCTGCCAAAGCGCAGGCGAATGGCTACCAGGGGTAACTACCAGGGAGTGGAAAAAGCGTTTCGGCGTGACGATCATAGATTCAGTTGGATCCGGTGACCTTAATTACTGGCTTACCACAACGATAGATACCCCAGATGACAAACTGGATTCATCGGGCAGACCCTTTCCAGGCGTTGAATGCAAAATCGTTGACGATTTTTTCAAGGATGTGCCCGTCGGTACGGAAGGCGAACTTTTGGTGCGGGCGCCATGGGGACAACAATATTGGCGGCGCCCGGACAAACAAAAGGAGGGTGTAGTGAAAGGCTGGAATAGGCCTGGGTTGATCTATTTAGAGGATGAGGACGGCTATTTTTGGTATCGCGGCCGCAACGATGAAATGATTGTCAGTGGGGGCTATAAAATTCCCGGTGGAGAAGTCGAGTCAGCGCTTCTTCAGCATCCTGCGGTGATCGAATGCGCCGTTATTGCAGTGCCCGACGAGGTAAGGGGTAACATCGTAAAGGCCTATGTGGTTTTGAAAGATGGATATACCGGCTCTGAGTCCCTGGTGGAGGAAATGAGGGATTTTGTCAAGCAGAAGATCGAGGTATACAAGAATCCACGAGCGATCGAGTTCGTTAAATCAGAGAATTTGCCAAGGACCATCACTGGCAAAATACAGCGGTTCGCACTGAGAGATCTGGAGAGGGCAAGACAGCAGAAAACCAATCGACAATAG
- a CDS encoding molybdopterin-containing oxidoreductase family protein, with product MSIKKYGFFCFFCGKHCSLIAHVQDGKVIKVTKDRESGILSDICPDAKGPVTIPGVYNHPGRLKYPLKRKGKKGGGQWERISWDQALDAITSTFQSCKDQFGPESIAMVLGEPKGLDFAFGQRLASVIGTPNVITPGCYCGVQTAAANQFTHGSMMVNADYDTKKTRCMVIWGNNPRHIGGTFNGMMPTEIDERLDNGCKLIVIDPGTIDYASKADLWIKPKPAMDGLLALGMIKVVIEEGLYDKKFVGRWTVGFDQLKEHIATFSLDDIERETWVPRDQIVAAARMIACNTPCIIGTGNALEGTIAALQTCRAIFILNGLTGSVGVPGGLIVKTQNKFYRPGKFYFPKGFPRQKENSIANQFVLAIGSAYVPTQTLVNTILTDKPYSIKAGFFSVTNPLCTYPDAKATYDALMKLEFMAVAEIFHTPTTAIADIVLPAALPGEHATIAYWPAWTGQVKCDPKFIDPPGEAWPDMKIFNELAKRLGFSEYFFEDTDEKMLDFWLEPGGITFEEFKTKRILYPDHIYLKGNEDGFFQTPSGKMEVFSAQMEQLGIDPLPYYKELMKPKQVASESEDYPLIFTNRKETGYMLSGYRSDPAMRKRYPEPLVELHPDTARDAGIEKGDMVYIEAAKGRIVQKAQFNPDLDRRVVMPAFGWWFPEESEETQYEWRKSNINILTNGYPEELSTGAVQLRGIPCRIYRVDDQVL from the coding sequence ATGTCTATTAAAAAATATGGATTTTTTTGTTTCTTTTGCGGGAAGCACTGTAGTCTCATCGCCCACGTGCAAGATGGGAAGGTTATCAAGGTCACCAAAGACAGGGAAAGCGGTATTCTTTCCGATATATGCCCGGATGCAAAGGGTCCCGTAACCATTCCCGGTGTATACAATCATCCGGGACGGCTGAAATATCCACTCAAGCGAAAGGGAAAAAAAGGCGGCGGCCAATGGGAGCGCATTAGCTGGGACCAAGCCCTGGATGCAATTACCAGCACTTTTCAGTCTTGCAAAGACCAATTCGGACCGGAAAGCATCGCCATGGTCCTGGGAGAGCCCAAGGGCCTAGATTTCGCCTTCGGACAACGTCTCGCTTCGGTAATAGGGACCCCTAACGTTATCACGCCAGGCTGCTACTGCGGTGTACAAACAGCGGCCGCCAATCAGTTTACGCACGGTTCAATGATGGTGAACGCTGATTACGATACGAAAAAGACACGCTGCATGGTGATATGGGGTAATAACCCAAGGCATATCGGCGGGACTTTCAACGGCATGATGCCGACCGAGATCGATGAACGCCTTGACAACGGATGCAAGCTTATTGTCATTGATCCCGGCACTATCGATTATGCATCCAAGGCCGATCTGTGGATCAAGCCTAAGCCTGCTATGGACGGGCTTTTAGCCCTCGGCATGATCAAGGTGGTCATTGAAGAAGGCCTTTACGACAAGAAATTCGTGGGGCGTTGGACGGTGGGATTCGATCAACTCAAGGAACACATCGCAACGTTCTCCCTTGATGACATCGAAAGGGAAACCTGGGTGCCCCGTGATCAGATCGTCGCTGCGGCCCGAATGATTGCGTGTAACACACCTTGCATCATCGGCACGGGAAATGCCCTTGAGGGAACTATTGCAGCGCTTCAAACCTGCCGAGCGATATTTATATTGAACGGACTGACCGGCAGCGTGGGGGTTCCCGGCGGACTCATCGTCAAAACCCAGAACAAATTTTACAGGCCGGGCAAGTTTTACTTTCCGAAAGGATTTCCACGACAGAAGGAAAATTCCATTGCCAACCAATTTGTACTTGCGATCGGGTCGGCCTATGTTCCAACCCAGACGTTAGTGAATACCATCCTGACCGACAAGCCATACAGCATCAAAGCCGGCTTTTTCTCGGTGACCAATCCTCTCTGCACTTACCCGGACGCAAAGGCGACCTACGACGCCCTGATGAAATTAGAATTCATGGCCGTAGCGGAAATTTTTCACACTCCAACCACTGCTATCGCGGATATAGTCCTCCCAGCTGCATTGCCTGGAGAACATGCCACCATTGCCTATTGGCCAGCATGGACAGGGCAGGTCAAATGTGATCCGAAATTCATCGACCCACCTGGAGAAGCATGGCCCGACATGAAAATTTTCAACGAACTGGCAAAACGGCTTGGGTTCAGTGAGTATTTCTTCGAGGATACCGATGAGAAAATGCTGGATTTCTGGCTCGAGCCGGGAGGCATTACGTTCGAAGAATTCAAAACCAAACGGATTCTGTACCCTGATCATATCTACCTCAAAGGAAACGAGGACGGGTTTTTTCAGACGCCTTCGGGGAAGATGGAAGTTTTTTCGGCCCAAATGGAGCAATTGGGCATCGACCCGCTGCCCTACTATAAAGAACTCATGAAGCCTAAACAGGTGGCCTCCGAATCCGAGGATTACCCTCTCATCTTCACTAACAGAAAGGAAACGGGCTACATGCTTTCCGGTTATCGCTCCGACCCTGCGATGCGGAAGCGTTATCCAGAACCCTTGGTCGAACTTCACCCAGACACTGCTCGGGACGCCGGGATAGAAAAGGGTGACATGGTTTACATTGAAGCTGCCAAAGGCCGCATCGTTCAAAAGGCGCAATTTAACCCCGACTTAGACCGCCGGGTCGTCATGCCCGCGTTTGGTTGGTGGTTTCCCGAAGAGTCTGAAGAAACCCAATACGAGTGGCGGAAATCCAACATTAACATCCTGACCAACGGATACCCGGAGGAACTTTCCACCGGGGCCGTCCAACTCAGAGGAATACCGTGTCGCATTTACAGAGTGGACGACCAGGTGCTTTGA
- a CDS encoding PAS domain-containing sensor histidine kinase produces MKLLEQNQELYHLLFHQSPIGVYLYDKHLVITECNERFLSMIRSRRERIIGLDMNMLYDKRTLPAMRRALQGKLGVYEGPHRPSKKAPETWAYLRCAPLFDRNDEVDGGVAIIEDITRRKTLETKLQNSLTRMRQYSARIVQEGEKERARVAREIHDMLGQSLTCLKMDLEWMADRIGQPEYREKIYSMSKMVDLTIESMRKICTELRPSVLEELGLSAAVEWLAQDIENRTGLKIEVDCEDIFLFPDQATTVFRIIQEALTNICRHAKATKAIIVLFIKDKILHLEISDNGIGISEEIVTINNSLGLMGIRERVLLWNGTVHIKGTPGRGTSVSARIPVPESEGREV; encoded by the coding sequence ATGAAACTTTTGGAACAAAACCAAGAACTGTATCACTTGCTTTTTCATCAAAGCCCTATAGGAGTCTATCTTTATGACAAACACTTGGTGATTACGGAGTGCAATGAGAGGTTCCTATCCATGATCCGGTCGAGACGCGAGCGGATAATCGGTCTGGACATGAATATGCTTTATGACAAACGCACGCTCCCGGCAATGCGTAGAGCCCTTCAAGGCAAATTAGGCGTCTATGAAGGCCCGCACCGGCCGAGTAAGAAGGCGCCCGAAACCTGGGCATATCTGAGATGTGCTCCCCTGTTCGACCGTAACGATGAGGTGGACGGCGGCGTTGCCATTATCGAAGACATCACCCGGCGGAAAACGCTTGAGACAAAGCTCCAGAATTCGCTTACGCGCATGCGCCAATATTCAGCTCGAATCGTACAGGAAGGTGAGAAAGAAAGGGCGCGGGTTGCACGCGAAATCCATGACATGCTCGGTCAGTCCCTTACATGCTTGAAGATGGATTTGGAATGGATGGCAGACAGAATAGGCCAACCGGAATACAGAGAGAAAATTTATTCCATGTCAAAAATGGTTGATTTAACAATCGAGTCCATGAGGAAGATTTGCACCGAATTGCGACCCAGCGTTTTGGAGGAACTGGGGCTTTCAGCCGCTGTGGAGTGGCTTGCGCAGGACATAGAGAACAGAACCGGTTTGAAAATCGAGGTCGATTGCGAAGACATTTTCCTATTCCCGGATCAGGCGACCACGGTTTTTCGCATCATTCAGGAGGCATTGACTAACATTTGTAGGCACGCGAAGGCGACGAAAGCGATCATCGTTCTTTTCATCAAGGACAAAATCCTTCATCTGGAGATCAGTGACAACGGCATCGGAATCAGTGAAGAGATTGTTACAATTAATAATTCTTTGGGCTTGATGGGAATACGCGAGCGAGTGCTTCTTTGGAACGGCACCGTGCATATAAAAGGGACCCCCGGCCGGGGAACCAGTGTCAGTGCAAGAATCCCTGTACCTGAATCGGAAGGTCGGGAGGTATGA
- a CDS encoding transposase — translation MFAAQDWVNHSQKEYVRGEAHNNTAESFNANLERAKLGVFHYMSKKHLARYLHEVCFRMQWHPKFELHNLKPFYWL, via the coding sequence ATGTTTGCCGCTCAAGATTGGGTGAACCATAGCCAGAAAGAATATGTTCGTGGTGAAGCTCACAATAACACGGCAGAGTCCTTTAATGCGAACCTGGAGCGCGCCAAACTGGGGGTTTTTCATTATATGAGTAAGAAGCATTTGGCGCGCTACCTCCACGAGGTCTGTTTCAGAATGCAATGGCATCCTAAATTTGAGTTACACAACTTAAAGCCTTTTTATTGGTTATAG